A window of Vigna unguiculata cultivar IT97K-499-35 chromosome 4, ASM411807v1, whole genome shotgun sequence contains these coding sequences:
- the LOC114180661 gene encoding uncharacterized protein LOC114180661, producing the protein MNCVDEQKLAFVVYLLNNDAEYWWAGMQRQMQTRDEPVNWANFRTRFLEKYFPDTAKQDKEAEFLAQQQGNMSVQEYINKFEHLRGLKHELKKVVTPLRERRFPVLVEQAKSVESLERGPDPCGGPHLKRNCPQLTGGVGGSGDRRKCFICDKLGHFANNCQEKKSLGVKKPTTSPVERARAANRVFAMTSTEATQSGVGRLSLEKRDLGCELLVSTPSSGQVATSSVCVGCSMVVAGRRFKGLDVILGMDWLSNNHIIINCGRRNLVFPEHEGLELVSTREAVKVLQEGATCFMVMAKLEKKGAAEMIQNIQVVNEYAYVFSDKVLGLPPSRDVDFTIDLTSGAGPVSMNPY; encoded by the exons ATGAATTGTGTTGATGAGCAAAAGCTGGCCTTTGTTGTGTACCTACTGAACAATGATGCTGAATATTGGTGGGCAGGCATGCAACGACAGATGCAGACTAGGGATGAGCCAGTGAATTGGGCCAACTTCAGGACTCGTTTCCTGGAGAAATACTTTCCAGATACAGCCAAGCAAGACAAGGAGGCTGAATTCTTGGCCCAGCAACAGGGAAATATGTCGGTGCAAGAGTACATTAACAAGTTCGAGCATCTG CGGGGACTCAAGCATGAATTGAAGAAGGTTGTTACACCTTTGAGAGAAAGGAGATTTCCAGTCTTGGTGGAACAAGCCAAGAGTGTAGAGTCCCTAGAAAGAGGACCAGATCCA TGTGGCGGACCCCATCTAAAGAGAAATTGTCCTCAGTTGACAGGTGGTGTAGGAGGATCAGGTGACCGTCGCAAGTGTTTCATATGCGACAAACTGGGACACTTTGCGAATAATTGTCAAGAAAAGAAGAGTTTGGGTGTGAAGAAGCCCACAACATCACCAGTAGAAAGAGCTAGAGCGGCTAACAGGGTCTTTGCCATGACCTCCACAGAGGCTACTCAATCAG GTGTGGGGAGATTGAGCCTGGAGAAACGTGACTTGGGGTGTGAGTTGCTTGTTTCGACTCCTTCCTCGGGTCAGGTGGCTACCAGTTCAGTCTGCGTTGGGTGTTCAATGGTAGTGGCAGGTCGGAGATTCAAG GGACTGGATGTGATATTGGGGATGGACTGGTTGTCTAACAATCACATCATAATTAATTGTGGACGACGCAATTTGGTATTCCCAGAACATGAAGGGTTGGAGTTGGTCTCAACTCGAGAGGCTGTGAAAGTGCTGCAAGAAGGAGCCACGTGTTTTATGGTGATGGCTAAACTAGAAAAGAAGGGTGCAGCGGAGATGATTCAGAATATTCAGGTGGTTAATGAGTACGCATATGTGTTTTCGGACAAAGTACTAGGATTGCCACCGAGTCGGGATGTTGACTTCACCATTGACTTAACTTCTGGTGCGGGTCCCGTGTCCATGAATCCATATTGA
- the LOC114180662 gene encoding uncharacterized protein LOC114180662, translating into MTYTELLPHLLQKRLVAICPMKPMQPPFPKNYDPNAKCDYHGGGVGHSTEKCVALKHKVEALINSGWVKFHEDKPSVETNPLSGHGNPSTNAVEDREHKLVRNVNEIRSSKRFIFETLLKLGLLKGGYNLSEKCRFHPGAKHSIDKCTKFEDVLQNLLDRNFVQVCREGIEEEVFAQDGGKPDVTLPEPLSEKAVPWKYDVCVSGGEQQIEGQPTSGEPVVENISGIGGMTRSGRIFTPPILMKDGTSSSEPMMNKNANEFLKGKMIQTDEELRKDDKKEISNEEASEFLKFIQQSEYKVVEQLNRMPARISLLDLLMHSTSHRKLLMKILNEAHVEKNISLDSFEGIVSNITANNYLTFTNEEIPTEGRGHNKALHISVKCLDHVIARVLIDNGSSLNVMPKATLGKLPCEGIHMKPSAMIVRAFDGSKREVMGEVELPIQIGPCVFQVTFQVMDILPAYSCLLGRPWIHSAGVVPSTLHQKLKYVMGDKLVIVSGEEDILVSGPSSSRYIEAAEEALETAFQSLEIVGNTYVEPYPMNPQLSRASLMTARIMLKEGYEYGKGLGKDKQGMIFPLEVTEKRNRYNDWEEAHEAVKADINQLKDQVSQILEALKSLKTSGEASSARIEENIHPQVPRYEVQNTQGMSISFPMYGLPPGYTPPVGEYSEAEQTSFSFPTITFAEPRVTVAQNTPNITVDEDALAKVMPHATTQVVSAGIDRAKSKLEILEERVRAIEGGGSYGFGDVARLSLVPGVMIPHKFKVPEFEKY; encoded by the exons ATGACGTATACGGAATTGTTACCGCATCTTCTTCAAAAGCGCTTGGTTGCAATTTGTCCGATGAAGCCTATGCAACCCCCGTTCCCAAAGAATTATGATCCAAATGCTAAATGTGACTATCACGGAGGGGGGGTTGGACACTCTACTGAGAAGTGTGTAGCCCTCAAACACAAAGTTGAAGCTTTAATCAACTCAGGGTGGGTAAAGTTTCACGAAGACAAACCTAGTGTTGAAACGAATCCTCTTTCAGGACATGGGAATCCTTCGACGAATGCCGTCGAGGATAGGGAACACAAGCTAGTAAGGAATGTGAATGAAATCCGGAGCTCCAAGCGATTTATTTTTGAGACATTGCTGAAATTGGGTCTGTTAAAAGGGGGATATAACTTGAGTGAAAAATGCAGATTCCATCCGGGTGCTAAGCATTCTATCGACAAGTGCACCAAGTTCGAGGATGTTTTACAAAATCTGCTCGACAGAAATTTTGTGCAAGTATGTCGCGAGGGTATAGAGGAGGAAGTATTTGCACAAGATGGCGGGAAACCCGATGTGACCTTGCCAGAGCCATTG AGTGAGAAAGCTGTTCCGTGGAAATATGATGTATGTGTGTCGGGTGGGGAACAACAAATAGAAGGCCAGCCTACCAGTGGTGAGCCAGTGGTTGAAAACATTTCGGGCATCGGTGGAATGACTAGGAGTGGTCGAATATTTACGCCTCCGATCTTGATGAAAGATggaacaagtagtagtgaaccGATGATGAACAAAAATGCTAATGAATTCTTGAAGGGGAAGATGATACAAACCGATGAAGAACTGAGAAAAGACGACAAGAAAGAAATATCTAATGAAGAGGCTAGTGAGTTTTTGAAGTTCATACAACAGAGTGAGTATAAAGTGGTCGAGCAGCTGAATCGCATGCCTGCTCGGATCTCTCTCTTGGATTTACTCATGCATTCAACCTCACATAGAAAGCTACTAATGAAGATACTCAATGAAGCGCATGTGGAGAAGAATATCTCTCTGGACAGTTTTGAGGGAATTGTTAGCAACATCACTGCTAACAATTACCTCACTTTCACTAACGAGGAGATACCTACTGAAGGGAGAGGACACAACAAGGCCCTCCATATCTCTGTAAAATGCTTGGATCATGTCATAGCACGAGTATTAATCGACAATGGTTCTTCCCTGAATGTAATGCCAAAAGCAACATTGGGAAAGCTTCCGTGTGAGGGTATCCACATGAAACCAAGTGCAATGATCGTGAGGGCTTTTGATGGGAGCAAAAGAGAGGTGATGGGAGAGGTAGAACTGCCGATCCAAATTGGGCCGTGTGTTTTTCAAGTAACGTTTCAAGTAATGGATATCCTCCCAGCATACAGTTGCTTGTTGGGTCGCCCTTGGATTCACTCGGCGGGTGTGGTGCCTTCAACCTTGCACCAAAAGTTGAAATATGTCATGGGCGATAAACTAGTGATAGTTTCAGGAGAGGAAGATATTTTGGTAAGCGGACCGTCGTCCTCTCGCTATATTGAAGCAGCAGAAGAAGCCCTCGAGACAGCTTTCCAGTCTTTGGAAATTGTGGGCAATACCTATGTGGAGCCATACCCGATGAACCCACAATTGTCTCGTGCCTCCCTTATGACCGCTAGGATCATGCTAAAAGAGGGATACGAATACGGAAAAGGGCTAGGCAAGGACAAGCAAGGAATGATATTTCCCTTGGAAGTCACTGAGAAAAGGAATAGATACAACG attgggaagaagctCATGAAGCTGTGAAGGCCGACATCAACCAGTTGAAGGATCAAGTGAGCCAGATCCTAGAGGCCTTAAAATCGCTGAAAACTTCGGGAGAAGCCTCCTCTGCAAGGATCGAGGAAAACATTCACCCTCAAGTTCCTCGATATGAAGTCCAGAACACTCAGGGCATGTCAATCTCGTTCCCAATGTACGGTCTGCCTCCGGGATACACCCCACCTGTTGGGGAATATTCGGAGGCAGAGCagacttccttttcttttcct ACAATCACATTTGCAGAACCAAGGGTGACTGTGGCACAAAATACTCCAAACATAACTGTTGACGAAGATGCTTTGGCTAAGGTCATGCCGCACGCCACAACCCAAGTAGTGTCCGCCGGTATTGATAGGGCTAAAAGTAAGCTTGAGATACTTGAAGAGAGGGTTCGAGCCATTGAAGGTGGTGGAAGCTATGGGTTCGGTGATGTTGCAAGGTTAAGCTTGGTTCCTGGTGTGATGATACCACATAAGTTCAAGGTCCCAGAATTTGAAAAGTATTAG
- the LOC114180663 gene encoding uncharacterized protein LOC114180663, producing MTYTELLPHLLQKRLVAICPMKPMQPPFPKNYDPNAKCDYHGGGVGHSTEKCVALKHKVEALINSGWVKFHEDKPSVETNPLSGHGNPSTNAVEDREHKLVRNVNEIRSSKRFIFETLLKLGLLKGGYNLSEKCRFHPGAKHSIDKCTKFEDVLQNLLDRNFVQVCREGIEEEVFAQDGGKPDVTLPEPLVIHFTRSTPTLAMQQRQPITIQAPSSFPYKSEKAVPWKYDVCVSGGEQQIEGQPTSGEPVVENISGIGGMTRSGRIFTPPILMKDGTSSSEPMMNKNANEFLKGKMIQTDEELRKDDKKEISNEEASEFLKFIQQSEYKVVEQLNRMPARISLLDLLMHSTSHRKLLMKILNEAHVEKNISLDSFEGIVSNITANNYLTFTNEEIPTEGRGHNKALHISVKCLDHVIARVLIDNGSSLNVMPKATLGKLPCEGIHMKPSAMIVRAFDGSKREVMGEVELPIQIGPCVFQVTFQVMDILPAYSCLLGRPWIHSAGVVPSTLHQKLKYVMGDKLVIVSGEEDILVSGPSSSRYIEAAEEALETAFQSLEIVGNTYVEPYPMNPQLSRASLMTARIMLKEGYEYGKGLGKDKQGMIFPLEVTEKRNRYNDWEEAHEAVKADINQLKDQVSQILEALKSLKTSGEASSARIEENIHPQVPRYEVQNTQGMSISFPMYGLPPGYTPPVGEYSEAEQTSFSFPTITFAEPRVTVAQNTPNITVDEDALAKVMPHATTQVVSAGIDRAKSKLEILEERVRAIEGGGSYGFGDVARLSLVPGVMIPHKFKVPEFEKY from the exons ATGACGTATACGGAATTGTTACCGCATCTTCTTCAAAAGCGCTTGGTTGCAATTTGTCCGATGAAGCCTATGCAACCCCCGTTCCCAAAGAATTATGATCCAAATGCTAAATGTGACTATCACGGAGGGGGGGTTGGACACTCTACTGAGAAGTGTGTAGCCCTCAAACACAAAGTTGAAGCTTTAATCAACTCAGGGTGGGTAAAGTTTCATGAAGACAAACCTAGTGTTGAAACGAATCCTCTTTCAGGACATGGGAATCCTTCGACGAATGCCGTCGAGGATAGGGAACACAAGCTAGTAAGGAATGTGAATGAAATCCGGAGCTCCAAGCGATTTATTTTTGAGACATTGCTGAAATTGGGTCTGTTAAAAGGGGGATATAACTTGAGTGAAAAATGCAGATTCCATCCGGGTGCTAAGCATTCTATCGACAAGTGCACCAAGTTCGAGGATGTTTTACAAAATCTGCTCGACAGAAATTTTGTGCAAGTATGTCGCGAGGGTATAGAGGAGGAAGTATTTGCACAAGATGGCGGGAAACCCGATGTGACCTTGCCAGAGCCATTGGTGATTCATTTCACCAGATCCACCCCTACACTAGCAATGCAACAAAGGCAACCTATTACTATCCAAGCACCCTCCTCTTTTCCTTATAAGAGTGAGAAAGCTGTTCCGTGGAAATATGATGTATGTGTGTCGGGTGGGGAACAACAAATAGAAGGCCAGCCTACCAGTGGTGAGCCAGTGGTTGAAAACATTTCGGGCATCGGTGGAATGACTAGGAGTGGTCGAATATTTACGCCTCCGATCTTGATGAAAGATggaacaagtagtagtgaaccGATGATGAACAAAAATGCTAATGAATTCTTGAAGGGGAAGATGATACAAACCGATGAAGAACTGAGAAAAGACGACAAGAAAGAAATATCTAATGAAGAGGCTAGTGAGTTTTTGAAGTTCATACAACAGAGTGAGTATAAAGTGGTCGAGCAGCTGAATCGCATGCCTGCTCGGATCTCTCTCTTGGATTTACTCATGCATTCAACCTCACATAGAAAGCTACTAATGAAGATACTCAATGAAGCGCATGTGGAGAAGAATATCTCTCTGGACAGTTTTGAGGGAATTGTTAGCAACATCACTGCTAACAATTACCTCACTTTCACTAACGAGGAGATACCTACTGAAGGGAGAGGACACAACAAGGCCCTCCATATCTCTGTAAAATGCTTGGATCATGTCATAGCACGAGTATTAATCGACAATGGTTCTTCCCTGAATGTAATGCCAAAAGCAACATTGGGAAAGCTTCCGTGTGAGGGTATCCACATGAAACCAAGTGCAATGATCGTGAGGGCTTTTGATGGGAGCAAAAGAGAGGTGATGGGAGAGGTAGAACTGCCGATCCAAATTGGGCCGTGTGTTTTTCAAGTAACGTTTCAAGTAATGGATATCCTCCCAGCATACAGTTGCTTGTTGGGTCGCCCTTGGATTCACTCGGCGGGTGTGGTGCCTTCAACCTTGCACCAAAAGTTGAAATATGTCATGGGCGATAAACTAGTGATAGTTTCAGGAGAGGAAGATATTTTGGTAAGCGGACCGTCGTCCTCTCGCTATATTGAAGCAGCAGAAGAAGCCCTCGAGACAGCTTTCCAGTCTTTGGAAATTGTGGGCAATACCTATGTGGAGCCATACCCGATGAACCCACAATTGTCTCGTGCCTCCCTTATGACCGCTAGGATCATGCTAAAAGAGGGATACGAATACGGAAAAGGGCTAGGCAAGGACAAGCAAGGAATGATATTTCCCTTGGAAGTCACTGAGAAAAGGAATAGATACAACG attgggaagaagctCATGAAGCTGTGAAGGCCGACATCAACCAGTTGAAGGATCAAGTGAGCCAGATCCTAGAGGCCTTAAAATCGCTGAAAACTTCGGGAGAAGCCTCCTCTGCAAGGATCGAGGAAAACATTCACCCTCAAGTTCCTCGATATGAAGTCCAGAACACTCAGGGCATGTCAATCTCGTTCCCAATGTACGGTCTGCCTCCGGGATACACCCCACCTGTTGGGGAATATTCGGAGGCAGAGCagacttccttttcttttcct ACAATCACATTTGCAGAACCAAGGGTGACTGTGGCACAAAATACTCCAAACATAACTGTTGACGAAGATGCTTTGGCTAAGGTCATGCCGCACGCCACAACCCAAGTAGTGTCCGCCGGTATTGATAGGGCTAAAAGTAAGCTTGAGATACTTGAAGAGAGGGTTCGAGCCATTGAAGGTGGTGGAAGCTATGGGTTCGGTGATGTTGCAAGGTTAAGCTTGGTTCCTGGTGTGATGATACCACATAAGTTCAAGGTCCCAGAATTTGAAAAGTATTAG
- the LOC114180664 gene encoding uncharacterized protein LOC114180664 codes for MTYTELLPHLLQKRLVAICPMKPMQPPFPKNYDPNAKCDYHGGGVGHSTEKCVALKHKVEALINSGWVKFHEDKPSVETNPLSGHGNPSTNAVEDREHKLVRNVNEIRSSKRFIFETLLKLGLLKGGYNLSEKCRFHPGAKHSIDKCTKFEDVLQNLLDRNFVQVCREGIEEEVFAQDGGKPDVTLPEPLSEKAVPWKYDVCVSGGEQQIEGQPTSGEPVVENISGIGGMTRSGRIFTPPILMKDGTSSSEPMMNKNANEFLKGKMIQTDEELRKDDKKEISNEEASEFLKFIQQSEYKVVEQLNRMPARISLLDLLMHSTSHRKLLMKILNEAHVEKNISLDSFEGIVSNITANNYLTFTNEEIPTEGRGHNKALHISVKCLDHVIARVLIDNGSSLNVMPKATLGKLPCEGIHMKPSAMIVRAFDGSKREVMGEVELPIQIGPCVFQVTFQVMDILPAYSCLLGRPWIHSVGVVPSTLHQKLKYVMGDKLVIVSGEEDILVSGPSSSRYIEAAEEALETAFQSLEIVGNTYVEPYPMNPQLSRASLMTARIMLKEGYEYGKGLGKDKQGMIFPLEVTEKRNRYGLGYKPTREDKRRLMEERRELDLARMHRKEHELKRICICDIKESFHSAGWINTSQIAAVND; via the exons ATGACGTATACGGAATTGTTACCGCATCTTCTTCAAAAGCGCTTGGTTGCAATTTGTCCGATGAAGCCTATGCAACCCCCGTTCCCAAAGAATTATGATCCAAATGCTAAATGTGACTATCACGGAGGGGGGGTTGGACACTCTACTGAGAAGTGTGTAGCCCTCAAACACAAAGTTGAAGCTTTAATCAACTCAGGGTGGGTAAAGTTTCACGAAGACAAACCTAGTGTTGAAACGAATCCTCTTTCAGGACATGGGAATCCTTCGACGAATGCCGTCGAGGATAGGGAACACAAGCTAGTAAGGAATGTGAATGAAATCCGGAGCTCCAAGCGATTTATTTTTGAGACATTGCTGAAATTGGGTCTGTTAAAAGGGGGATATAACTTGAGTGAAAAATGCAGATTCCATCCGGGTGCTAAGCATTCTATCGACAAGTGCACCAAGTTCGAGGATGTTTTACAAAATCTGCTCGACAGAAATTTTGTGCAAGTATGTCGCGAGGGTATAGAGGAGGAAGTATTTGCACAAGATGGCGGGAAACCCGATGTGACCTTGCCAGAGCCATTG AGTGAGAAAGCTGTTCCGTGGAAATATGATGTATGTGTGTCGGGTGGGGAACAACAAATAGAAGGCCAGCCTACCAGTGGTGAGCCAGTGGTTGAAAACATTTCGGGCATCGGTGGAATGACTAGGAGTGGTCGAATATTTACGCCTCCGATCTTGATGAAAGATggaacaagtagtagtgaaccGATGATGAACAAAAATGCTAATGAATTCTTGAAGGGGAAGATGATACAAACCGATGAAGAACTGAGAAAAGACGACAAGAAAGAAATATCTAATGAAGAGGCTAGTGAGTTTTTGAAGTTCATACAACAGAGTGAGTATAAAGTGGTCGAGCAGCTGAATCGCATGCCTGCTCGGATCTCTCTCTTGGATTTACTCATGCATTCAACCTCACATAGAAAGCTACTAATGAAGATACTCAATGAAGCGCATGTGGAGAAGAATATCTCTCTGGACAGTTTTGAGGGAATTGTTAGCAACATCACTGCTAACAATTACCTCACTTTCACTAACGAGGAGATACCTACTGAAGGGAGAGGACACAACAAGGCCCTCCATATCTCTGTAAAATGCTTGGATCATGTCATAGCACGAGTATTAATCGACAATGGTTCTTCCCTGAATGTAATGCCAAAAGCAACATTGGGAAAGCTTCCGTGTGAGGGTATCCACATGAAACCAAGTGCAATGATCGTGAGGGCTTTTGATGGGAGCAAAAGAGAGGTGATGGGAGAGGTAGAACTGCCGATCCAAATTGGGCCGTGTGTTTTTCAAGTAACGTTTCAAGTAATGGATATCCTCCCAGCATACAGTTGCTTGTTGGGTCGCCCTTGGATTCACTCGGTGGGTGTGGTGCCTTCAACCTTGCACCAAAAGTTGAAATATGTCATGGGCGATAAACTAGTGATAGTTTCAGGAGAGGAAGATATTTTGGTAAGCGGACCGTCGTCCTCTCGCTATATTGAAGCAGCAGAAGAAGCCCTCGAGACAGCTTTCCAGTCTTTGGAAATTGTGGGCAATACCTATGTGGAGCCATACCCGATGAACCCACAATTGTCTCGTGCCTCCCTTATGACCGCTAGGATCATGCTAAAAGAGGGATACGAATACGGAAAAGGGCTAGGCAAGGACAAGCAAGGAATGATATTTCCCTTGGAAGTCACTGAGAAAAGGAATAGATACGGCCTGGGATACAAACCTACTCGAGAAGACAAGAGGAGGCTGatggaagaaagaagagaacTTGATCTGGCTCGCATGCACCGAAAAGAGCACGAGTTAAAAAGGATTTGCATCTGCGATATCAAAGAGAGCTTCCACAGTGCCGGATGGATCAACACTAGCCAAATAGCAGCTGTCAACGATTAA